Proteins from one Dysgonomonas sp. HDW5A genomic window:
- a CDS encoding SDR family oxidoreductase — translation MDINNKNIVITGASSGIGLSLLKMFLDYKDVKIIAVARHIETIPLVEGVVYPFSADLSNEKGVDSLFDYARSVFGKIDIFIANAGYAYLEKLSTPDWKHIEDIFALNVFSPIYSLEKFVRENTSNPKSFVCTISAVAQVSLPYYSLYCSTKAALHQFIEGYRYESPANLHITAVYPVATRTSFFEKAAKEKQPPVPFFSQSSETVAKAIVRGLEKDKKRVYPSFLFRIFNLLGQNFPFIFSLYSASEKRKVDNNLHF, via the coding sequence ATGGATATCAATAATAAAAATATAGTTATTACAGGTGCATCTTCAGGAATCGGATTATCCCTCCTGAAGATGTTCCTTGATTATAAGGATGTGAAAATTATTGCGGTCGCACGTCATATTGAAACTATTCCTCTTGTTGAGGGGGTAGTTTATCCATTTTCGGCAGACCTAAGTAATGAAAAAGGTGTTGACAGTTTATTTGATTATGCCCGGTCTGTTTTCGGGAAAATCGATATATTTATTGCAAATGCAGGATATGCTTATTTAGAAAAGTTATCTACTCCCGATTGGAAACATATCGAAGATATCTTTGCTTTAAATGTATTCTCTCCGATCTATTCATTGGAGAAGTTTGTGAGAGAAAATACCTCAAACCCCAAAAGTTTTGTTTGTACAATTTCGGCTGTAGCTCAAGTATCTTTACCATATTATTCGTTATATTGTTCAACCAAAGCGGCTTTGCATCAGTTTATAGAAGGCTACAGGTATGAGTCTCCGGCTAATCTGCATATAACGGCAGTGTATCCTGTCGCTACACGGACTTCTTTCTTTGAGAAAGCAGCAAAAGAAAAACAACCTCCTGTTCCCTTTTTTAGTCAAAGTTCCGAAACAGTAGCAAAAGCCATTGTTAGAGGACTCGAAAAAGACAAAAAGCGGGTATACCCATCTTTTTTATTCCGTATATTTAATCTTTTAGGACAAAACTTCCCTTTTATCTTTTCTTTATATTCGGCTTCAGAAAAAAGAAAAGTTGATAACAATCTCCACTTCTGA
- a CDS encoding YitT family protein, translating into MPKKYLKEFYWKDYLNITLGLALYAIGLVGFIKPQGIVTGGSTGVGLVVEYATAIPFQYTYLAINCVLFVIALKVLGLKFMIKTIYGVLMLTLLITLAEKIIVEAVIENEPLLSGLIGGIICGVGVGLVLSVNGSTGGTDTIIAIIGKYRNITFGRGVLFCDFVIISSSYFVFHDYQKIVAGLIVLGVMSYAMDLVINGSKQSVQYLIISDKYDTIADAINKELHRGCTLLEGMGWYTKKPTKIILVLAKRTESIEMFRLIRSIDEKAFISQSTVRGVYGEGFDKIR; encoded by the coding sequence ATGCCCAAGAAATATCTAAAAGAATTTTATTGGAAAGACTACCTCAATATCACATTAGGGTTGGCTTTATATGCAATCGGACTAGTCGGTTTTATTAAGCCACAGGGTATTGTAACCGGAGGTTCTACAGGTGTGGGGTTGGTTGTAGAGTATGCAACAGCTATTCCGTTTCAATATACCTATCTTGCCATAAACTGTGTACTTTTTGTTATTGCATTAAAAGTATTAGGCTTAAAGTTCATGATAAAAACCATCTATGGGGTACTTATGCTTACGCTTCTTATTACTCTTGCCGAGAAAATAATAGTTGAAGCTGTTATAGAGAATGAACCTTTACTTTCGGGACTGATAGGTGGTATTATTTGTGGCGTTGGAGTCGGATTGGTACTTAGTGTAAACGGAAGTACCGGAGGTACTGATACTATTATTGCAATTATCGGTAAATATAGAAATATTACTTTTGGAAGAGGTGTCCTTTTCTGTGATTTTGTAATTATATCATCTTCATACTTTGTTTTTCATGACTACCAGAAAATCGTAGCCGGTTTGATCGTATTAGGTGTCATGAGTTATGCTATGGATTTGGTTATTAATGGCTCAAAGCAATCAGTTCAATACCTTATAATATCTGATAAGTATGATACTATTGCAGATGCAATCAATAAAGAATTACACAGAGGTTGTACTCTGCTTGAAGGAATGGGATGGTACACAAAGAAGCCTACAAAAATAATATTGGTATTGGCTAAACGAACAGAGTCAATAGAAATGTTTCGGTTAATAAGAAGCATAGACGAAAAGGCATTTATTTCACAAAGTACCGTTCGTGGGGTATACGGTGAAGGCTTTGATAAAATCAGATAA
- a CDS encoding O-antigen translocase: MTKDKSYTQILKSTSIFGGSQILTILIGVIRNKILAILLGTVGVGLISIYQSTLDLIKSISSLGIETTGVREIAAANDDSGEKDQLHYVISIIDRWALIFALLGAAICLLFCYPISMWVFGNSSHALQFALLSICMFFTILAAGQAVVLQGLRRISYIVKSSIIWNVCGLIISLPLYYFYRLDGIVPVFIVVSIAMYLSAYFYRRKIEIQPMPVSFEHLKRRGISVLRVGVFIVLASILTTLSFFFVRAFLTKNTGLESVGLFQAAWTITNVYLMLILKSMGSDFYPRLCTIIHDNKKAGLLINEQTYIVLVIAVPIIILLLLCSKIALSLLYSSDFEGATIILNWQILGTFFKVLSWPLGFILLAKGKGLIYFFSESAFLIIYLGAIHCLYPFYDFESVGISYLIAYSLYLPIVFILGRKLSKFGWTNENLRIGFISLILVLLAFCIVKYFSNYTIIAGIPILVMSLSYSLYKLNKVFPLKSLLDFFKRQ; this comes from the coding sequence TTGACAAAAGATAAGTCATATACACAGATTCTAAAATCGACAAGTATTTTTGGCGGATCACAGATTCTTACTATACTGATTGGAGTTATTCGTAATAAGATTCTTGCTATTTTATTAGGAACCGTTGGTGTTGGACTGATTAGTATATATCAATCGACATTGGATCTGATAAAATCAATATCCAGTTTGGGTATCGAAACTACAGGGGTGCGTGAGATAGCTGCTGCCAATGATGATTCAGGTGAAAAGGATCAACTACATTATGTTATTTCAATCATAGATCGATGGGCGTTGATCTTTGCTCTATTAGGTGCAGCAATCTGTTTACTCTTTTGCTACCCGATAAGTATGTGGGTGTTTGGAAATTCTTCGCATGCGCTTCAGTTTGCATTGCTTTCAATCTGTATGTTTTTTACCATACTGGCTGCAGGACAGGCTGTCGTTCTGCAGGGACTTAGGCGAATCTCTTATATAGTGAAATCCTCTATCATCTGGAATGTTTGTGGATTGATTATTTCATTGCCTTTATATTACTTCTATCGTTTGGACGGGATAGTTCCTGTCTTTATCGTTGTAAGCATAGCCATGTATCTTAGTGCATACTTTTATAGACGCAAAATTGAAATTCAACCGATGCCCGTATCATTCGAGCATCTTAAAAGAAGAGGTATTTCAGTTTTACGGGTAGGTGTATTTATTGTTTTGGCTTCTATTTTAACGACTCTAAGTTTCTTCTTTGTGAGAGCATTTCTTACTAAAAACACAGGATTAGAGTCTGTCGGACTATTTCAGGCTGCCTGGACTATAACGAATGTATATTTGATGTTGATATTAAAATCGATGGGGTCCGATTTCTATCCTCGTTTATGTACTATTATTCATGACAATAAGAAAGCCGGACTTCTAATAAATGAGCAGACCTATATTGTATTGGTGATTGCTGTTCCTATAATTATATTGTTGTTATTGTGTTCTAAAATAGCACTGTCATTGTTGTATTCATCAGATTTTGAAGGGGCGACAATTATACTCAATTGGCAAATTCTGGGAACATTCTTTAAGGTTTTATCGTGGCCACTTGGTTTTATTCTTCTTGCAAAAGGTAAAGGTCTGATTTATTTTTTTTCGGAATCAGCATTTCTCATAATCTATTTGGGTGCCATACATTGTTTATATCCGTTTTATGACTTTGAATCAGTCGGTATATCGTATCTTATTGCTTACTCGTTATATTTACCTATTGTATTTATTTTGGGGCGGAAATTAAGTAAGTTCGGATGGACAAATGAAAATCTTAGAATAGGATTTATTAGTTTAATTCTAGTATTATTAGCTTTTTGTATTGTTAAATATTTTTCAAATTATACTATCATTGCAGGAATACCGATTTTGGTAATGTCTTTATCATACTCATTATACAAGTTAAATAAAGTATTTCCTTTGAAATCATTGTTGGATTTTTTTAAGCGACAGTAG